The Candidatus Desulfofervidus auxilii DNA segment TATGTCCCAGGAAAATCTCAGGAGAAAAATGGTTAAATATTGCCCAAATTGCTCATCGTTCAGGCATTCCTACCAATTGCACCATGCTTTTTGGACACATTGAGACAAAAAAAGAACGGCTTGAACATTTAATAGCTTTAAGAGAACTACAGGATGAAACAAAGGGATTTATTTGTTTTATCCCCCTTTGTTTTCATCCTCAAAATACAAAACTTTCACATTTACCTGGCCCAAGCGGTGTAGATATATTAAAAACTATGGCTATTTCTAGAATTATGTTAGACAACATTCCTCATATCAAGGCCTATTGGGTTATGCTTACTCCCAAACTGGCCCAGGTGGCCCTAAACTTTGGGGCAGATGACTTGGATGGCACTATTATAGAAGAAAAGATTACCCATATGGCCGAAGCACAGTCTCCACAAGCATTAACTAGGGCTGAATTAGAATCCCTGATTAGGGAAACAGGTTATAAACCAATAGAGAGAGATACATTTTTTAGAGAAATTAATTAAAAATGGATAAAATTAAAGAAAAAATTCTTTCTCATAAACGCCTCAATAAAGAAGAAGCTATATCTTTATTTAATTGGGAGTTAATTAGTTTAGGGAAACTTGCAGATAGAGTTAGATGGGGTTTACATCCCCAGCCAGTGGTTACTTATATTGTGGATAGGAATATCAATTATTCCAATATTTGCATTTCTGGTTGTAAATTTTGTGCCTTTTGGCGGACAAAAGGACATCAAGAAGCATATATTTTAACTAAAGAACAATTGGGTAAAAAAATTGAAGAGTTGTTAACCTTAGGAGGGATACAGATTTTACTCCAAGGGGGATTACATCCTGATTTGGATATAGAGTTTTATGAAGAGATGCTTTCATGGATAAAAAGAAACTATTCCATTCATATCCATGGTCTATCCCCTCCTGAGATTGCCCATATTGCCCAAAAATCAGGTTTGTCTTTAAGAGAAACCATAAACAGGTTAAAACAGGCAGGTTTAGATTCTATACCTGGTGGTGGGGCAGAAATTTTGGTAGATAGAGTGAGAAAGAGTTTATCTCCGCATAAATGCAATACTGCCACCTGGCTTAAGGTAATGGAGGTTG contains these protein-coding regions:
- the mqnC gene encoding cyclic dehypoxanthinyl futalosine synthase encodes the protein MDKIKEKILSHKRLNKEEAISLFNWELISLGKLADRVRWGLHPQPVVTYIVDRNINYSNICISGCKFCAFWRTKGHQEAYILTKEQLGKKIEELLTLGGIQILLQGGLHPDLDIEFYEEMLSWIKRNYSIHIHGLSPPEIAHIAQKSGLSLRETINRLKQAGLDSIPGGGAEILVDRVRKSLSPHKCNTATWLKVMEVAHQLGLKTTATMMFGHIETYEERIEHMLKIRALQDKTGGFTAFIPWTFQPKNTALGHLRPIGAVEYLKTLAISRIVLDNVANIQASWVTQGEKIGQISLFFGANDMGSLMLEENVVAATGVHFRIKEEKMRYLIEQAGFRPQRRNMQYEWI